From the Fusobacterium ulcerans ATCC 49185 genome, the window GTATTTATACATAAAGGTGTACTTGCTAATATTTTTCAATTTTAAAGAATATTATTTGCAGATTAAACATTGACTTTTTATTAAATTTAAGGTATTATCTATCATAGATATCAAGTAGCTAAAACATGGATTAAAGGTTTTTTAGCAACAAGAAAATAGTTAGTGTTCTCTTTTATGTATAAAAGAGAACTTTTTTTATACCCTTTTTCTACTGCTAAATTCTCAATATTTTCAATTTCAAAGGAACTTTTTATAAAATTTCTTTTAGAGACTATCTGAAAAAATTCTTTGTAATATAAAAAAATACAGAGATATTCCCTGTACCTTTTTCTGAAAGTGCATTATTTACATTTCTTTCTTTTTTCTTAATTACTTTTTTCATTTCTCCTATGTGTGTGTATTATTTATGTCTTCTATTCTTTTATTATCTTCTAAAAGATAAATATCTTCTGATGTAAGCAAAAAACCATTAATGGTCCTCCCATTACCGGATTTTAGCTTAACGGTAGAAACACCAATTTCATCAATATTTTCAGAAGTGGATACTAAACTTTTTCCTTTTAATCTTCCATTCTTAAATATTCGCATTTTATTTTTAAAACGATTTTTTTCTTTAATATTTAATAAATTTTTTATTGTAATAATTCTATTCCATTAAGAATAAAAATTCAAAAAGTTATTGAGTTTTATATGAAATTTATTTCTCCATCAAATTTCAAATAAATATATACTATTTCTTTTTAAATTTATAGATAGAAAATAAATATTGTAAGATTTTTAGAAAATATTTTATTTGTTTTTAAACTATTTTTTATGTTAAACTAAAATATAAGCAGAAAAATATTGCAAAATATTAAAAATAATTTCTGCTTTGTTTTTATTGAAAGGGGAAAGAAATGCAGTTAATTATAATTTTAGAAGCAGCTATTTTGAGTATAATTATATTCATAATAGATTTTGCAGTTTTTAGTAAAGGAAATGAAGATGATTATGAGAATAACTCTTATAATTCAAAAAAAGAAGCTTTGAGCATTGGTAAAGAGGGAATGTTTATTTTAATTTCTTATCTTATCATCTCAATATTTTTTTATTTCTTCTTTAAAGCTGAACCTATTCGTAGTATACTTTATAATGGAAGAATTTCTTTAGGTTCTCCTTTTATAGCTGATATTTTAAGAAATATCAGTAGAGTTAGAGGACTACTTTTAAATATGTTGATAGGATTATATGGAATTAGAAGAAGAAAATCAGAAGGTTTTATTTTCATTATATTCTCTTTGATAATCCCTTCTTTCAGTTATTCACTTTTACTTTCAAATATTTTCAGATTTATATCAACTCTATTAAGAATATTAATCTTCAGAAAAAATATCTTAATGATAATCTATCTTATTTTTAATTTTTTAAGTATATCTCTCTTTATTCTTGGGAATATGCATGCTTCGTGGTTATTTTATGAATTTATAAATTTACCATTTTTTAATTTGCTATACTCTAATATGTACTGGCTGATGATAATTGCAATAATCCTAGAGATTATTAAAATTGCAAATGTAAAAGATGAAAATGAACTTTAAATAGGGAGGCCAAAGAACAAATGTGTAATTTAAACAAAAATATAACTATAGAAATATTAAATGAAAAAGGAAAAGGATTCTTACCTGAATTTATGGGAGTTGAAATTCTTGAATTAAAAGAAAAGTTTTTAAGAAGCAGATTGGCTATAAAACCATATCATATTGCGCCAAATGGTTATCTTCATGCTGCAACTGTTATTACTTTAGCTGATACTACTTGTGGATATGCTTCTTTTGCTCATCTTCCAGAGGGAGCAGAAAGTTTAACAACTATTGAATTGAAAAGCAACCATCTTGGAACTACTACAAAAGGGAGAATCTGCTGTACTGCTACTGCTCAGCATCTTGGAAAAACCACTCAAGTATGGGATGCAGTTGTTACAGATGAGGCAACTGGAAAGAAAATTGCACTTTTTAGATGTACTCAAATGATATTATATCCTAAAAAATAAAAATTAAAAATACATCCTTAGGTATCATTAAAAACCTAAGGATGTATGAAACTAAAAATATTCTATTTAAAGAGATTAATTGCTGTTAGTATAACTGGCATTTGAAAAATATCTATTAGAAAAGCTCCTGTCAATGGGACTACTAAATAGGGATTAACTGTGTATCCATATTTTCCACTTACCTCTCCCATATTTATCATAGCATTTGTTGTTGCTCCCAATCCAGAACCACACATTCCTGAAACCATAACTGCTGCATCATAATCGCTTCCCATTGCTTTAAATACTATGAATCTTGTATATAGCCACATAAATATTACCTGACAACCTAATATTATAACCATTGGTATTGCAAGTGCTGCAAGTTCCCACAATTTTAATGATATTAAGGCCATAGATAAAAATATGTTAAGAGAAGCTTCTCCCAATATATTTACAAGATTTCTATCAATATCAACCCATTTAGCTTTTAAATTAAGATTATTAAAGATAATAGCACAGAACATAGCTCCTACATATGAAGGAAGAGCTATTCCCAGCTTACTTTTTAAAAGTCCGCTTAAAGAAATTCCTATTGTCATTATAATTGACAGCATCAATATATGCTGCAGCATTGAATTAAGATTTATTTCTCTTTTTTCTATATCAATTTTTATTCCAACTTCATCTTCATTAACAACATCTTTAGGTTTTAAATCAAATTTCTTTATTAAATGTATAGCAAGAGGTGAGCCTAAAAGTCCTCCAGCTACAAGACCAAATGTTGCAGCAGAAAGTGCAACTGTTAATGCTCCTGTTACCCCTAATCCTTCCACTGTTTGTCCAAAAGCTCCTGCTGACCCATGTCCACCAGACATTGATACTGACCCTGCTAAAACTCCTAGTAATGGATTGATCCCAGTTGCTTTAGCAACTCCTACTCCAATAACTGTCTGCATAAAAGTCATAACTCCACTTAAAAGCCAAAATATTATTAATAATTTCCCACCTTTTTTTAATCCCTCAATTGAAGAACCTAACCCAATAGTCGTAAAGAAAACTACCATAAAAGGTGTTTGAAGTGTTGTATCATAGGTAATGCTTCCAATATGAATAGTTCTCATTAATAAATGAATGAGAGCAAATAATAATCCTCCTAAAACTGCTGCTGGTATTCCAAATCTATCAAGAAATGAAAGTCTTTCCTTTAGTTTTCTTCCAATATAAAGAGATATTAATCCCATTGCTATTGTTCCAACCATATCAAATTTAAAAAGTACTCCTAAATCATTCAAACTAAATTCCATATTTTTCCTCCTAAATTTCATATTTTATTATTTTGCTAAATTATTCATAATATCATATATAAGACTTCCTGCAAGTTTTGCAGTTCTACTATCTATATCATATTCTGGATTTACTTCTGCAAAATCTACACATACAACTTTTTTACTCTTCATAATTTCCCTTAAAATTCTTTTTCCTTTTTTAGGGTCAAGACCCATTATTGTTGGAGCTGAAACTCCTGGAGCATCAGAAGCATTAAACACATCCATACAGAAAGTTACATATAGAATATCTGTATCTGCAAGATATTTTTTTAATTCATCATTTATAAATTTTTCATCATTTTCTTCATCCAAAATTAATACATTATAACTTTTAGCTGTATCTATTAATCTTTTAGTATTTCCCTGTTTTTTAAAACCAACTATTGAATACTTTACATTCTTATCACTATCTAATATCTGCTTAAATGAAGTCCCAGAAGTAGCTCCATTATCATAAGATCTCATATCTAAATGTGTATCAAAATTTATAATTCCTATTTTTTTGTCAGGATAAGCTTTTCTAATTCCACTATAAGAAGCAAAAGCTATATCATGTCCTCCACCCAGTCCTATTGGAAAAAGTTCTTTCTTTATAACATTATAAATTTTTAATGAATACTCTTTTTGTGCTTCCTCTAGAACTTTATTTTTTAAGTTTTGGTAATCATAAATCCTTAAATTCTCCACTATTGGGAAAGATTGCATAGCTTTTCTTATTGCATTAGATCCTTTTTCAGCGCCTATTCTTCCTTGATTTCTTTTTATTCCATCATCTGTATCATATCCTACAAGGCAGATTCCATATTCTTTGCTAACATTATCAAAAGGTTTAACAATTTGCCAAATTCTCAAGTCAATCTCTTCATTACTATCAAATCTTCCATGCCACAAATCTTTCATAATTAAAAATCTCCTTTTTTCATTTTATAAGTAACACCGTGTTACTTAGTTGTTTTATAATAACACATAATTTTTTTTATTTCAAGGATAATTATGATTTTTTAGCAATTATATCATATAAAATATATACCATTCGTATTAATAACAAACATATTTTTTTAAAATTTAAAATATATGTTATAATTATAATGAAATTTAAAATACTTTAAGGAGCGTAAAATGGATTTTGAAAGAGTTAAAACTGAAGAACAGAGAAAAATTAGAATTCAGCAAATAAAAGATGCTGCTATTAAGTTATTTGATATTCATGATTTTCATGAAATTACTTTAGCTGACATTGCTAAGGGAACTAATTTTACAAGAGGAAATCTTTATAAATATATCTCTTCTAAAGAAGAAATATATTTATTAGTCACTATAGATGAATTCAATAAATTATTAGTTGAATTAAAAATAAAAATAAATAGAGATTTTTCAAAAAAAACTGATGAATTTTCTGAAATATTAGCTAAAGAAATAGAAAAACAAAATAGATTTTTGAAACTATTTTCAATCTTATATACTAATCTTGAAAAAAATGCTTCTGAAGAAAAACTTATACAATTCAAAGAAGAACTTAGTTACTGTCAAATTAAATTTATAAAAATTATAAAAACTGCATTTCCAAGCTTAGAAGAAGTTCAAATCAGAAAATTTTTAGAAATACTAAGTTGTTTTGTAATTGGTTTTTATCCTCTTGTTTCCCCTAACGATATCCAAAAAGAAGCTCTAAAAAAAGCTAAAACTGGCTATTATCCTCCTAATTTTAAAAAAGTTCTAAAGGAGCAGATACTATCCATATTAAGAAGTGTTATTTATCATTCAGGAGAAAAAGTTTCATCTATTCCATACAGGTTAATATAATTTTTACATTTTTTATATTTTCACTTTTAGCAATTTAAATTTATTTTATGTAAAATAAATAAAAGAAAAAGGAAGATACAAAACAGGATTTCTTTCCTTCTTGTTTCTTCCTTTTTACATTTTTAAATCATAAACGAAATCTTATAGACCATCATTAATGTAATGACAATCATAAGCTGCAAAGAATAACTATTTTCCATCCTTTCCTCCAAAGTTCCCACAATATATTGCATATTTTTATTTTATATTTAGATATTTTTTTCATTATATCATATTTATCTTTTGTTGTTAAATACTTTTTTATCCTTTTATATATGAATATAATGTTCTGACTACTTGACCAGTTGCTCCCTTTTTAAAATACTTTCCATTTTTTTCACTAAATGCTGTTCCTGCTATATCTAGATGCATCCAAGGTTTATCTTCTATAAACTCCTGTAAAAATTTAGCTGCTGTAATTGACCCTGCTAATTTTCCTGCACTATTTTTTAAATCTGCTGCATCTGATTTTATTATTTCTTTATATTCTTCAAAAATAGGCATCTGCCAGTATTTTTCTCCCCAATATTTTCCAGCACTTTCCAACTTTTTATAGTTTTCATCTGAATTTGAAAATACTCCAGTTACATTATCTCCAAGAGCTACCATTATTGCTCCTGTTAAAGTAGCTGCATCTATTACCTCATCTACATTTTCTTTTCTTATTATATAAGTTAAAGCGTCAGCCAAAGTTAGTCTTCCTTCTGCATCTGTATTAGTTATCTCTATTGTTTTTCCATTCATACTTCCAATAATATCTCCTGGTCTATAAGCATTAGAACCTATTGCATTTTCACAAGCTGCTATTACTGCAGTAACATTTTTCTTTATTTTCATTTTACTAAGAGCACACATAGTTCCTATTACAGTAGCTGCTCCACCCATATCTGTTTTCATATCAAGCATACTTGAAGTAGGTTTCAAAGAAAGTCCTCCAGTATCATAAGTAAGTCCTTTCCCTACCAATCCTATTCTCTTTTTGCTTTCTGCATCTCCTTTATATCTCATTATAATAACTTTTGGTCTATTGACAGATGCTCTTCCTACAGC encodes:
- a CDS encoding PaaI family thioesterase; amino-acid sequence: MCNLNKNITIEILNEKGKGFLPEFMGVEILELKEKFLRSRLAIKPYHIAPNGYLHAATVITLADTTCGYASFAHLPEGAESLTTIELKSNHLGTTTKGRICCTATAQHLGKTTQVWDAVVTDEATGKKIALFRCTQMILYPKK
- the gltS gene encoding sodium/glutamate symporter, translating into MEFSLNDLGVLFKFDMVGTIAMGLISLYIGRKLKERLSFLDRFGIPAAVLGGLLFALIHLLMRTIHIGSITYDTTLQTPFMVVFFTTIGLGSSIEGLKKGGKLLIIFWLLSGVMTFMQTVIGVGVAKATGINPLLGVLAGSVSMSGGHGSAGAFGQTVEGLGVTGALTVALSAATFGLVAGGLLGSPLAIHLIKKFDLKPKDVVNEDEVGIKIDIEKREINLNSMLQHILMLSIIMTIGISLSGLLKSKLGIALPSYVGAMFCAIIFNNLNLKAKWVDIDRNLVNILGEASLNIFLSMALISLKLWELAALAIPMVIILGCQVIFMWLYTRFIVFKAMGSDYDAAVMVSGMCGSGLGATTNAMINMGEVSGKYGYTVNPYLVVPLTGAFLIDIFQMPVILTAINLFK
- the hutG gene encoding formimidoylglutamase, yielding MKDLWHGRFDSNEEIDLRIWQIVKPFDNVSKEYGICLVGYDTDDGIKRNQGRIGAEKGSNAIRKAMQSFPIVENLRIYDYQNLKNKVLEEAQKEYSLKIYNVIKKELFPIGLGGGHDIAFASYSGIRKAYPDKKIGIINFDTHLDMRSYDNGATSGTSFKQILDSDKNVKYSIVGFKKQGNTKRLIDTAKSYNVLILDEENDEKFINDELKKYLADTDILYVTFCMDVFNASDAPGVSAPTIMGLDPKKGKRILREIMKSKKVVCVDFAEVNPEYDIDSRTAKLAGSLIYDIMNNLAK
- a CDS encoding TetR family transcriptional regulator; its protein translation is MDFERVKTEEQRKIRIQQIKDAAIKLFDIHDFHEITLADIAKGTNFTRGNLYKYISSKEEIYLLVTIDEFNKLLVELKIKINRDFSKKTDEFSEILAKEIEKQNRFLKLFSILYTNLEKNASEEKLIQFKEELSYCQIKFIKIIKTAFPSLEEVQIRKFLEILSCFVIGFYPLVSPNDIQKEALKKAKTGYYPPNFKKVLKEQILSILRSVIYHSGEKVSSIPYRLI
- a CDS encoding leucyl aminopeptidase, with the protein product MSLEIIEKIEKIYSKTVNLVSEGDLRLCEYISDKNKVFIEKMMEKNSFTGKKGEKLEVSFLEGDSLITILFLGIGKKENINRDVMRDVIYNGLKNINGDILIGSEDSDLIDLEIIGEVTEHIDYKFDKYMSEKKDKKLNLYYFIEKNNIDIIEGKELGKIVNIVRDLINEPACVITPEKLAEEAEKLGKEFGFEIEILDEKEAEKLGMKAFLAVGRASVNRPKVIIMRYKGDAESKKRIGLVGKGLTYDTGGLSLKPTSSMLDMKTDMGGAATVIGTMCALSKMKIKKNVTAVIAACENAIGSNAYRPGDIIGSMNGKTIEITNTDAEGRLTLADALTYIIRKENVDEVIDAATLTGAIMVALGDNVTGVFSNSDENYKKLESAGKYWGEKYWQMPIFEEYKEIIKSDAADLKNSAGKLAGSITAAKFLQEFIEDKPWMHLDIAGTAFSEKNGKYFKKGATGQVVRTLYSYIKG